From a single Chlorocebus sabaeus isolate Y175 chromosome X, mChlSab1.0.hap1, whole genome shotgun sequence genomic region:
- the USP27X gene encoding ubiquitin carboxyl-terminal hydrolase 27, translating into MCKDYVYDKDIEQIAKEEQGEALKLQASTSTEVSHQQCSVPGLGEKFPTWETTKPELELLGHNPRRRRITSSFTIGLRGLINLGNTCFMNCIVQALTHTPILRDFFLSDRHRCEMPSPELCLVCEMSSLFRELYSGNPSPHVPYKLLHLVWIHARHLAGYRQQDAHEFLIAALDVLHRHCKGDDVGKAANNPNHCNCIIDQIFTGGLQSDVTCQACHGVSTTIDPCWDISLDLPGSCTSFWPMSPGRESSVNGENHIPGITTLTDCLRRFTRPEHLGSSAKIKCGSCQSYQESTKQLTMNKLPVVACFHFKRFEHSAKQRRKITTYISFPLELDMTPFMASSKESRMNGQLQLPTNSGNNENKYSLFAVVNHQGTLESGHYTSFIRHHKDQWFKCDDAVITKASIKDVLDSEGYLLFYHKQVLEHESEKVKEMNTQAY; encoded by the coding sequence ATGTGTAAGGACTATGTATATGACAAAGACATTGAGCAAATTGCCAAAGAAGAGCAAGGAGAAGCTTTGAAATTACAAGCCTCCACCTCAACAGAGGTTTCTCACCAGCAGTGTTCAGTGCCAGGCCTTGGCGAGAAATTCCCAACCTGGGAAACAACCAAACCAGAATTAGAACTGCTGGGGCACAACCCGAGGAGAAGAAGAATCACGTCCAGCTTTACGATCGGTTTAAGAGGACTCATCAATCTTGGCAACACGTGCTTTATGAACTGCATCGTCCAGGCCCTCACCCACACGCCAATACTGAgagatttctttctctctgacaGGCACCGATGTGAGATGCCGAGTCCCGAGTTGTGTCTGGTCTGTGAGATGTCGTCGCTGTTTCGGGAGTTGTATTCTGGAAACCCGTCTCCTCATGTGCCCTATAAGTTACTGCACCTGGTGTGGATACATGCCCGCCATTTAGCAGGGTACAGGCAACAGGATGCCCACGAGTTCCTCATTGCAGCGTTAGATGTCCTGCACAGGCACTGCAAAGGTGATGATGTCGGGAAGGCGGCCAACAATCCCAACCACTGTAACTGCATCATAGACCAAATCTTCACAGGTGGCCTACAGTCTGATGTCACCTGTCAAGCCTGCCATGGCGTCTCCACCACGATAGACCCATGCTGGGACATTAGTTTGGACTTGCCTGGCTCTTGTACCTCCTTCTGGCCCATGAGCCCAGGGAGGGAGAGCAGTGTGAACGGGGAAAACCACATACCAGGAATCACCACCCTCACGGACTGCTTGCGGAGGTTTACGAGGCCAGAGCACTTAGGAAGCAGTGCCAAAATCAAATGTGGTAGTTGCCAAAGCTACCAGGAATCTACCAAACAGCTCACAATGAATAAATTACCTGTCGTTGCCTGTTTTCATTTCAAACGGTTTGAACATTCAGCCAAACAGAGGCGCAAGATCACTACATACATTTCCTTTCCTCTGGAGCTGGATATGACACCGTTTATGGCCTCAAGTAAAGAGAGCAGAATGAATGGACAATTGCAGCTGCCAACCAATAgtggaaacaatgaaaataagtaTTCCTTGTTTGCTGTAGTTAATCACCAAGGAACCTTGGAGAGTGGCCACTATACCAGCTTCATCCGGCACCACAAAGACCAGTGGTTCAAGTGTGATGATGCCGTCATCACTAAGGCCAGTATTAAGGATGTACTGGACAGTGAAGGGTATTTACTGTTCTATCACAAACAGGTGCTGGAACATGAGtcagaaaaagtgaaagaaatgaaCACACAAGCCTACTGA